Proteins encoded together in one Borrelia coriaceae window:
- a CDS encoding ankyrin repeat domain-containing protein has translation MKKFNSLYYLTLFILFIMISNFSHYFSEKQLLEDFQAFKEDFIEIHKINSTFLQKYISRLQEPIKMEVMSKLTPINTIFNASFEKYSENINKPLDEIVKNYNAYIKAMNTAIKDKIAALEEEISPMYNKYKLPSVDNKISDISVDKYGNIIPILKDSKGQITDLLFYDQNYNLVPFKEHQNHEVKFEIIKDDNNYFKELLNVYYINSDKIKIAIDYYKNNIDTIPYYIDLKENKNTFLKSIKIKDKYQIYIEEKRKLKALVSNDNIDKVKVFLAQKSNSFSLNTIFSDGNPILIHAIKSKSKNIINYAMSKDCNINLTNQEGKTALHNAIIIGYDINFIKSLIEKGANPYIRDLNKKLPLDYAPKDSEIYNYLTTITT, from the coding sequence ATGAAAAAGTTTAATTCTTTATACTACTTAACACTATTTATTCTTTTTATCATGATTTCTAATTTTTCTCATTATTTCTCAGAAAAACAACTATTAGAAGATTTCCAAGCATTCAAAGAAGATTTCATTGAAATACACAAAATTAATTCAACATTTTTACAAAAATATATTTCAAGATTACAAGAACCAATAAAAATGGAAGTAATGTCAAAACTAACACCAATAAATACCATATTTAATGCTAGTTTTGAAAAATATTCAGAAAATATAAACAAACCATTAGATGAGATCGTAAAAAATTATAATGCATATATTAAAGCAATGAACACAGCAATCAAAGACAAAATTGCAGCATTAGAAGAAGAAATTTCGCCAATGTATAACAAATATAAATTACCCAGTGTAGATAATAAAATATCAGACATAAGTGTTGACAAGTATGGCAATATCATTCCAATACTTAAAGACTCAAAAGGTCAAATAACTGACTTACTATTTTACGATCAAAACTATAATTTAGTTCCATTCAAAGAACATCAAAACCACGAAGTCAAATTCGAGATCATTAAAGATGATAATAATTATTTCAAAGAACTACTAAATGTTTATTATATTAATTCAGATAAGATTAAAATTGCCATTGATTATTATAAAAATAATATTGACACGATACCCTATTATATAGACTTAAAAGAAAACAAAAATACTTTTTTAAAAAGTATTAAAATTAAAGACAAATATCAAATATACATTGAAGAAAAACGCAAACTAAAAGCATTAGTAAGCAATGATAACATAGACAAGGTTAAAGTCTTTTTAGCACAAAAGTCAAACAGTTTTTCATTAAATACAATATTTTCTGATGGAAATCCTATATTAATTCATGCAATAAAATCAAAATCCAAGAATATAATAAATTATGCAATGTCAAAAGATTGCAACATCAACTTAACAAATCAAGAAGGCAAAACCGCTCTTCACAATGCCATAATTATCGGATATGACATCAATTTCATCAAATCGCTTATAGAAAAAGGAGCAAATCCATACATACGAGACTTAAATAAAAAGCTACCATTAGATTATGCT